In Xiphophorus hellerii strain 12219 chromosome 8, Xiphophorus_hellerii-4.1, whole genome shotgun sequence, the genomic window aagaaaaaagagcgacaacaactagataactatgttcttctctcgaaaaaacacacctgcaccgcgggctttagaagaagaaaacctcgctacagagcggagtcaggatgcagtggctcagtcagaagagcagtgaaatacacgagagtcactatttgtcctactgtactttgttttgttttttatcataatcattttttattttctcccgttctaatccaatgatTCAGGTcacggtggggcggcgctgatctccgcaattcgggcacaggaatccgctttcagttcatattaaaattattattttacagtacagtagttatttgtaaaagtaaaaacaaatgtttatacattactttttatttattaaacaaatgtttgggcctgtaaaaaggttttgttcaatgtattatggagtatttcattgtataataattgtaataaaaataaaggttactaTCCGCGGATTTTGATTATTACGgtttctttttggaacgtaacctgGGCGAAAAACGAGGATTCActgtaacacattttatttactttcgcTGCTCAATAGGAAAAAACACACTAAGAAAAATCAGACCACATTTTGTTAATTTCATTACTTCAGCTGAATCATGATAAACTGCATTATTATGCCTTAAATCAAAAGTAGCAAAACTGGCTACattgctttcatagacttaGCTCCTTTTTCTGTAGAATGTTGCTAATATTTCAATTATGTTTTGCTCTCATCATCTTCAAcgtagagcctttaaaaccacaaaataaattctgaacatttttctagGAAACTCTGGTGCTCAGCCTTAAGTTTAAGTTATGATACTTCCAAAATATtcaatttctacatatttatatgTTCTCAGTTGTCCAGGAcataaaaacccacttgttgcACATCCTATCACAGTTCCACTCTGGAATTCACTGAGTTTCTGAGAGCAAcacattctttcacaaatgttttaaaacagtcTACATGCCTAAGTGCTTAATTTCATACACCTGTGGCCATGGAAGTTATTGGAACACCTGATTACAATCATTTGGTTGGGtggtcaaatacttttttcaatCTCTGCTAGCAGCTAGTGGATAGATATAACTAGCATCGAGAaaattttacctgagagtttccaggttgcagtttggactcttcagtccagcagagagaagcttcactcctgaatcctgcagcttgttgttactcaggtccagttctctgagactggaggactgggagctgagaactgaggacagagcttcacagcttctctctgagaggttacagacactcagtctgaggagacagagaaaaatctgttattaaacaattcttcaaaattTATGTTCTTTCAAATCAACAATGTCCTTATTGGACAGAGAAGGAACTATCTTATTTTACACAACCTTtgcatttgttgtgaactggttcaTTCTATAGTTGGACCTCCAGCCTTAAAGGACTGAACTACAGGTAACAAGGAGGTTGGAAATAGCATTATAAATTTTCATAATTAACTATATTAATCTAATTTCAATTTTAACTGTGGAGAAGTTTTACTGCTTTAATATGTAACACTATTTCCAGCTGCTGAAGgaagtctgtttatttttgagcaACAGCCCCAATGAAGAgacaatgcaccaatatatAAACTGCAACATGAATATTTACCTCATAATTAGCAGATTCCTATCTATAAAAACTAGTGTAACAATCTGTgtccttacagagctttgttggaggctttaaccactggcagcagcctcagaagagcctcctctgaagcagagtatttcttcaggtcaaacacatccacatcttttcctgatgacactaagatgaaacccagagctgaccactgagcaggagatagtttatctgtggagagacttcctgaactcagagactgttggatctcctccactagagaacgatcattcagttcatttagacagtggaacagattgatgcttttctctgcagacacattttcattgatcttctccttgatgtactgaactgtttcctgattggtctgtgagctacttcctgtctttgtcagcagaccttgtaggagtctctgattggtctgcagtgaaagtcccaggaggaagcggaggaacaagtccaggtgtccatttggactctgtaaggcctggtcaacagctctctgatggagagATTTTAGGTCAGATTTATTAAGTAATGAAGATTCCTTAGATATTTGAGTTTCTTTCATCACGTCAGAACCAGAGTTGATGAaggtcagatgaacatgaagagcagccagaaactcctgaacactcagatggacgaagcagaacagcttgtcctggtacagacctctctcctctttaaagatttgtgtgaacactcctgagtacactgaggctgctctgatatcgatgccacactctgtcaggtctgattcatagaagatcaggtttcctttctgcagctgatcaaaagccagttttcccagagactcaatcatcttcctgctctctggactccagtgtggatctgtttcagctcctccatcatacttgaccttcttcactttggtctgaaccaccaggaagtggatgtacatctcagtcagggttctgggcagctctcctccctctctggtctccaacacatcctccagaactgtagcagtaatccagcagaagactgggatgtggcacatgatgtggaggcttcgtgatgtcttcatgtgggagatgatccggCTGGCCTGCtcctcatctctgaatctcttcctgaagtactcctccttctgtgggtcgttgaaccctctgacctctgttaccatgccaacacactgaggagggatctgattggctgctgcaggtcgtgtggttatccagaggagagcagagggaagcagtttccccctgatgaggtttgtcagcagaacgtccactgaggtggactctgtagcatcagtcagaatctccttgttgtggaagtccagaggaagtcgactctcatccagaccatcaaagatgaacagaacctggaagtgttcaaagctgcagatttctttggtttcactaaagaaatgatgaacaagttccaccaaggtgaactttttctctttcagcacattcagctccCTGAacgtgaatggaaatatgaactggatgttctggtgggctttgtcttcagcccagtccagagtgaacttctgtgttaggactgttttcccaatgccagccactccctttgtcatcactgttctgattggttgatctcttccaggtgggactttaaagatgtcttcttgtctgactgttgtttctggtctgtgtgttttcctggatgctgtttcaatctgtctgacctcatgttcatcattgacctctccagttcctccctctgtgatgtagagctctgtgtagatctggttcagaagggttggacttcctgctttagcaattccctcaaacacagactggaacttcttcttcagaccagatttaagttgatgttgacaaacTGGAGCAAAATGTCCTAAATTAACACAATAACGATAATcagatatgaaaaaaatcattttttgaatTTGATTACATCACTTCTGAAGATGTTTTGTGATTCCATCTcttcaaatttcagtaaatgtgtaatttatctATCATTTCAAATCTTTGAAGAAATCGTCTTACTGCTCTGCAGACAGTCAGCCAGCTTttcctgcttcatcctcctcaggaagttcagtgtgatcttcatcactgcctctctgctgctcctcctctgttcttcatcatcag contains:
- the LOC116724904 gene encoding NACHT, LRR and PYD domains-containing protein 4E-like, with translation MLLEDNIVTFVKKELKKIQKDLSPDYPEHSESQRDDDVLEADDEEQRRSSREAVMKITLNFLRRMKQEKLADCLQSRHFAPVCQHQLKSGLKKKFQSVFEGIAKAGSPTLLNQIYTELYITEGGTGEVNDEHEVRQIETASRKTHRPETTVRQEDIFKVPPGRDQPIRTVMTKGVAGIGKTVLTQKFTLDWAEDKAHQNIQFIFPFTFRELNVLKEKKFTLVELVHHFFSETKEICSFEHFQVLFIFDGLDESRLPLDFHNKEILTDATESTSVDVLLTNLIRGKLLPSALLWITTRPAAANQIPPQCVGMVTEVRGFNDPQKEEYFRKRFRDEEQASRIISHMKTSRSLHIMCHIPVFCWITATVLEDVLETREGGELPRTLTEMYIHFLVVQTKVKKVKYDGGAETDPHWSPESRKMIESLGKLAFDQLQKGNLIFYESDLTECGIDIRAASVYSGVFTQIFKEERGLYQDKLFCFVHLSVQEFLAALHVHLTFINSGSDVMKETQISKESSLLNKSDLKSLHQRAVDQALQSPNGHLDLFLRFLLGLSLQTNQRLLQGLLTKTGSSSQTNQETVQYIKEKINENVSAEKSINLFHCLNELNDRSLVEEIQQSLSSGSLSTDKLSPAQWSALGFILVSSGKDVDVFDLKKYSASEEALLRLLPVVKASNKALLSVCNLSERSCEALSSVLSSQSSSLRELDLSNNKLQDSGVKLLSAGLKSPNCNLETLSLSGCLVSEEGCASLASALTSNPSHLKELDLSYNHPGDSGVKLLWAGLKDPHWRLEALRVEPAGVPFLTPGLRKYSCQLTIDTNTLSRNLKLSEDNRKVTHVKELQSYPDHPDRFDYWNQLLCRTGLTGRCYWEVEWRGDVYISVSYRRIRRKGGSRDCWFGCNNHSWSLSCSDDGYSVWHNDIKTCLSSSSVSNRVAVYVDCPAGILSFYRVSSDSLILLHTFNTTFTEPLIPGFRFWRSSSGSSKLWAETETRVLKMSPETIILQGNTIFKDLMKECKKVENILLLLEAGTPILERNVLEHRKRFHLKLFPGSKVKPRSTGVISRYFMDIIRSSSSSVLHCCRN